Proteins encoded by one window of Mus pahari unplaced genomic scaffold, PAHARI_EIJ_v1.1 scaffold_9109_1, whole genome shotgun sequence:
- the LOC110314981 gene encoding major urinary protein 20-like — MELLLLLCLGLTLVCVRAEEASSMSRNFNVEKINGKWYSLLLASNKTEEVEEHGSMRVFVEDIHVLENSLAFKFHTVKHEECIELFLVAYKTKKAGEYSMEYNGLNTFTILETDYDNYLMFHLINTNNGKTFQVMGLYGRKPDLSSDIKKRFLKGRYKHGIVEDKVINLTKANRCLEARE; from the exons atggagctgctgctgctactgtgcCTGGGACTGACCCTAGTCTGTGTCCGTGCAGAGGAAGCTAGTTCTATGTCAAGGAACTTTAATGTGGAAAAG ATTAATGGGAAATGGTATtctcttcttctggcctctaacaAAACAGAAGAGGTAGAAGAACATGGCAGTATGAGAGTTTTTGTGGAGGATATCCATGTCTTGGAGAATTCCTTAGCTTTTAAATTCCATACTGT CAAACATGAAGAGTGCATTGAATTATTTTTGGTtgcttacaaaacaaaaaaggctggTGAATACTCTATGGAAT ATAATGGATTGAATACATTTACTATACTTGAGACAGACTATGATAATTATCTTATGTTTCATCTCATTAACACAAATAATGGCAAAACCTTCCAGGTGATGGGGCTCTACG GCCGAAAACCAGATTTGAGTTCAGATATCAAGAAAAGGTTTTTGAAAGGACGCTACAAGCATGGAATTGTGGAAGACAAAGTCATTAACTTAACCAAAGCCA ATCGCTGCCTCGAGGCCCGAGAGTGA
- the LOC110314980 gene encoding major urinary protein 3-like, with amino-acid sequence MKLLLLCLGLTLVCVHAEEASSMSRNFNVEKISGYWFSIAAASDKRETIEENGSMRVFVENITVLENSLVFKFHFIANEECMKMTLIGYKTEKPGTYYVNYDGFNTFPICKTNYENYIMFHLINKKDGETFQVMELYGQEPDLSSDIK; translated from the exons atgaagctgctgctgctgtgcttggGACTGACCCTAGTCTGTGTCCATGCAGAAGAAGCTAGTTCTATGTCAAGGAACTTTAATGTAGAAAAG ATTAGTGGGTATTGGTTTTCTATTGCCGCAGCCtctgataaaagagaaacaatagaagaaaatggcAGCATGAGAGTTTTTGTGGAGAACATCACTGTCTTGGAGAATTCCTTAGtctttaaattccattttat TGCGAATGAAGAGTGCATGAAAATGACTTTGATTggttacaaaacagaaaagcctGGCACATATTATGTGAACT ATGATGGATTCAATACATTTCCTATATGTAAGACAAACTATGAAAATTATATTATGTTTCATCTCATTAACAAAAAGGATGGGGAAACCTTCCAGGTGATGGAGCTCTATG GCCAAGAACCAGATTTGAGTTCAGACATCAAGTAA